In Plasmodium sp. gorilla clade G2 genome assembly, chromosome: 5, one genomic interval encodes:
- a CDS encoding rhoptry-associated protein 2, producing the protein MALKFYLLVFLILCLKNVVIGDKCEFELSKLYPESNSLTGLIYAHTESVHKLSMWVYYIYNHFTSADDLIKYLEKLNIHTLGINDHPCFARAVSLYFFFYYLKDIKSMLTTDNYQSFFKNKFKDMNSIFINDFLLILNDKKFMENLDLYILKESNRELLPITKNPFLRVLNKATTSTHATFKSNPYFVVGSRIHTVYTDYFGEFNKHTDPSVVDYARDYNFLIYAGSRENYYNSDIVGPARSINSVISKNKKLGLRKRSSSLALVGSNNNDPLFAFCEKDNKSEYYGSPDDLITSFFSVIKTKMLNSHKKFLRQFDYALFHKTYSIPNLKGFRFLKHLFQKKNLVNFVGMYENHVSTEINFLTEDFVELFDVTMDCYSRQYTNRAAENFKAIRELNIL; encoded by the coding sequence ATGgctttaaaattttatttattagtttttcttattttatgtttGAAGAATGTTGTAATAGGAGATAAGTGTGAATTTgaattatcaaaattatatCCGGAGTCAAATTCTTTGACTGGTTTAATTTATGCACACACTGAAAGTGTTCATAAATTATCTATGTgggtttattatatttataatcacTTTACTAGTGCAGATgacttaataaaatatttagaaaaattGAACATACATACTTTAGGAATTAATGATCATCCATGTTTTGCTAGAGCagtttctttatatttttttttttattatctaaaGGATATTAAGTCTATGTTAACTACAGATAATTATCAatcattttttaagaataaatTCAAAGATATGAATTCAATCTTTATTAatgattttcttttaattctcAATGATAAAAAGTTTATGGAAAATttggatttatatatacttaaagAATCCAACAGAGAACTATTGCCTATAACTAAGAATCCATTTTTACGTGTATTGAATAAAGCAACAACTAGCACACACGCAACATTCAAGTCTAATCCTTACTTTGTTGTAGGATCAAGAATTCATACAGTTTATACAGATTATTTTGGAGAGTTTAATAAACATACTGATCCAAGTGTAGTTGATTATGCTCGTGAttacaattttttaatttatgcTGGTTCAAGGGAAAATTACTACAATTCAGATATAGTAGGACCTGCAAGAAGTATTAATAGTGTAATTagtaagaataaaaaattaggATTGAGAAAACGTAGTAGTTCTCTTGCTTTAGTAGGATCAAATAACAATGACCCCTTATTTGCTTTTTgtgaaaaagataataaatcaGAATATTATGGTTCACCAGATGATTTAATTACATCTTTCTTTTCAGTTATAAAAACTAAAATGTTAAATTCTCATAAGAAGTTTTTAAGACAATTTGATTATGCTTTATTTCATAAAACATATTCAATACCTAACTTAAAAGGTTTCAGATTTTTGAAACACCTTTtccaaaaaaagaatttagtTAATTTTGTAGGTATGTATGAAAATCACGTATCAACAGAAATAAATTTCTTAACTGAAGATTTCGTTGAATTATTTGATGTTACCATGGATTGTTATTCTCGCCAATATACAAACCGTGCTGCCGAAAACTTCAAAGCTATTAGAGAAttaaatattctttaa
- a CDS encoding anaphase promoting complex subunit, putative — MENDEHHRCYLNFFLNGIDISKKYNLKFQKRFYDDLIDSYCYRHKINIKENLRSSCNYINYDNLNDLYIYSRRECENENCDNIIKYAYIYCCYKLNKEKREKIILMLLDEEFLKYNIKYDDNKINNNNNYKKKKKKKKKIYLMNNKNNNNSDNNYNTDDTYIMKNIKVYEERFYNVQCIPGYSVGYYLMGKIYEKEGRKEWFSEIRKKKLIDISFMCYYLGYKSCPYLICCLKKMIKLHSNFYFSVMYQEIVGKLSKMYNAHIHVYKKLKCKSIIEKENDDYNDDDYDDGDDNNDDGDDNNDDYNDDYNYYGDDREGGNNDDYYDGEYKEKMEDHKHNNKKKFEEKYKDDDLNLKEMEDLLSHDEDSDNFDEENKNDIVNEDGIVEKIRNINFDENLLELIEMNNSINIKDVSFISSLLEKEEIEKIFLNCMSNLKENIIPNIDNNKNTWLSDEGIDDLIIIVKVCYFFYLNKFEDCLLLIEEWKNKPIFSIYILYIKGLCYFYLGDYEKSAYLLEKIFDIECLYSKHLPYLSTCYWYKKDIEKIEYILLTYEKKEINEYYLCLIGNYFSLKNNKRLGTFFFKKAMKLNIFYEYSYILYSSELKHIGNINKATLVLLKCILINPSNFRAHLLLSVIFFNEGNINIANVHLSLCLKLYMTNPIICLYCACLYNYKEKYETALLCLEQAQKNNYKGPQLFILQGMIFLKMKRNVDALNSFLKVQNLYPNCIYINTFISLTLTLEKKFDKAKKIVKEIFFENPYIKSTNTLLKDIYKCCNSKTLPSKCILNKIDFVLKQECFNIFM, encoded by the coding sequence atgGAAAATGATGAACATCATAGGTGTTATTTGAACTTCTTCTTAAACGGTATAGATAtttctaaaaaatataatttaaaatttcaAAAAAGGTTCTATGACGATTTGATAGATAGTTATTGTTATagacataaaataaatataaaagaaaatttaagGTCTAGTTGCAATTACATAAATTACGATAATTTAAACGATTTGTACATATATTCAAGAAGGGAAtgtgaaaatgaaaattgtgataatataataaaatatgcatatatttattgttgttataaattaaataaggaaaaaagaGAGAAGATTATTTTGATGTTATTGGATGAAGAATTCcttaaatataacataaaatatgatgataataaaataaataataataataattataaaaagaagaagaaaaagaaaaagaaaatatatctaatgaataataagaacaacaataatagtgataataattataatactGATGATACttatataatgaagaatATCAAAGTTTATGAAGAAAGGTTTTACAATGTGCAATGTATACCTGGTTATAGTGTGGGATATTATTTGAtgggaaaaatatatgaaaaggaAGGAAGAAAAGAATGGTTTAgtgaaataagaaaaaagaaattaatagatatatcttttatgtGTTACTATTTAGGTTATAAATCCTGTCCTTATTTAATATGTTGtctgaaaaaaatgataaaattacattcgaatttttattttagtgTTATGTATCAAGAAATAGTTGGAAAACTTTCAAAAATGTATAATGCTCACATACATGTTTATAAGAAGTTGAAATGTAAATCTATTATTGAgaaagaaaatgatgattataatgatgatgattatgatgatggtgatgataataatgatgatggtgatgataataatgatgattataatgatgattataattattatggtGATGATAGAGAAGGTGGCAATAATGACGATTATTATGATGGCGAatacaaagaaaaaatgGAAGATCATAAgcataataacaaaaaaaagtttgaagaaaaatataaagatgatgatctaaatttaaaagaaatggAAGATCTTCTAAGCCATGATGAAGATTCAGATAATTTTGacgaagaaaataaaaatgatattgtAAATGAAGATGGAATTgttgaaaaaataagaaatataaattttgatGAAAATCTTTTAGAATTAATTGAAATGAATAatagtataaatataaaagatgtttcatttatatcttctttactagaaaaggaagaaatagaaaaaatatttttaaattgtaTGTCTAATttgaaagaaaatataatacctAATAttgacaataataaaaatacatggTTATCTGATGAAGGAATAGATGACTTAATAATAATCGTAAAagtttgttattttttttatttaaataaatttgaaGATTGTTTATTGTTAATAGAAGAATGGAAAAATAAACCTATatttagtatatatattttatacattaaAGGACTATGTTATTTTTACCTTGGAGATTATGAAAAATCGGCATATTTATTAGAAAAGATATTTGATATAGAATGTTTGTATAGTAAACATCTTCCATATTTATCTACATGTTATTGgtataaaaaagatatagaaaaaatagaatatatattattaacatatgaaaagaaagaaataaatgaatattatttatgtcttattggaaattatttttcattaaaaaataataaaagattaggtacctttttttttaaaaaagctatgaaattaaatattttttatgaatattcatatattctttattctAGTGAACTAAAACATATaggaaatattaataaagctACGTTAGTATTACTTAAATGCATTTTAATAAATCCTAGTAATTTTAGAgctcatttattattaagtgtaatattttttaatgaagggaatataaatatagcaAATGTCCATTTAAGTTTatgtttaaaattatatatgacaaatccaataatatgtttatattgtGCTTGTTTATATAactataaagaaaaatatgaaacaGCTTTACTTTGTTTAGAACAAgctcaaaaaaataattataagggACCTCAATTATTTATCTTACAAGGTATGATAttcttaaaaatgaaaaggaaTGTTGATGCCTTAAATAGTTTTTTGAAAGTTCAAAATTTATATCCcaattgtatttatattaatacatttatttctttaactTTAACTctggaaaaaaaatttgataaagcaaaaaaaattgtgaaagaaattttttttgaaaatccttatataaaaagcacaaatacattattaaaagatatttataaatgttgTAATTCTAAAACACTTCCAAGTAAatgtattttaaataaaatcgACTTCGTTCTTAAGCAAGaatgttttaatatatttatgtaa
- a CDS encoding rhoptry-associated protein 3 codes for MKRKFLISLFLTFLCLKNVVIGNKCKKALIDIDTKNFSLSSMLRAHKPDNETLGSWVYFFFNHFANVDEAIEYLKELNLNTLDVEDHACFARAFSIYLLHFYAKDIKMMIRNEEHESFFKNKLSEINNKISGDFPFNIFDKLPSIIVKEKDASHITKRTDFLQDILEKADLNNHAIYKSDPAKVFIFNEINFFRTFQLEGKPHIPDDQLSFMRDYALLVYLGTKGNYYNSDITEYAQGNYNISKKRTRLGLKKRSKTFALDDPQKNSKIFAYCEKNGKEEFFGTPDDLISSFFSDIKAKMVKGHTRFLMEFDYAVKNRTYALPKVKGFRFLKHLFQRKNLKNFVGMYINLMSTEIDFLAEDFVEMFDTTMNCYGRQYAARAADHYMDMKLSNIL; via the exons atgaaaagaaaatttttgaTTTCGttatttttaacatttttatgtttGAAAAATGTTGTAATTGGAAATAAGTGTAAGAAAGCATTGATAGATATTGATACAAAGAATTTTTCCTTGTCTAGTATGTTACGTGCACATAAACCCGATAATGAAACATTAGGTTCGTgggtttattttttctttaatcaTTTTGCAAATGTAGATGAAGCAATAGAATATTTAAAggaattaaatttaaatactTTAGATGTTGAAGATCATGCTTGTTTTGCAAGAGCTTTCAGTATATATTTGCTTCATTTTTATGCCAAAGATATAAAGATGATGATAAGAAATGAAGAACATGAATCatttttcaaaaataaattgagtgaaattaataataaaatatctgGTGATTTTCCTTTCAACATT tttgataaattaCCTTCTATAATAgttaaagaaaaagatgCATCTCATATTACAAAAAGAACTGATTTTTTGCAagatatattagaaaaagCTGATTTAAATAATCATGCAATTTATAAAAGTGATCCTGCAaaagtatttatttttaatgaaataaatttcTTTAGGACTTTCCAATTAGAAGGTAAACCACATATACCTGATGATCAACTTTCTTTTATGCGTGATTATGCTTTATTAGTTTATCTTGGAACTAAgggaaattattataattctgATATAACAGAATATGCACAaggaaattataatatatcaaaaaagagAACAAGATTAGGATTAAAAAAACGTAGTAAAACATTTGCTTTAGATGATCCACAAAAAAATTCAAAGATATTTGCTTATTgtgaaaaaaatggaaaagaaGAATTTTTTGGTACACCTGATGATTtgatatcatcatttttttctgatATAAAAGCTAAAATGGTTAAAGGGCATACAAGATTTTTGATGGAATTTGATTATGCTGTTAAAAATAGAACTTATGCTTTACCTAAAGTTAAGGGATTTCGATTTTTAAAACATCTTTttcaaagaaaaaatttaaaaaatttcgTAGGAATGTATATAAACCTTATGTCTACTGAAATTGATTTCTTAGCAGAAGATTTTGTAGAAATGTTTGATACTACTATGAATTGTTATGGACGCCAATATGCCGCTCGTGCAGCAGATCATTATATGGATATGAAACTATCgaacatattataa
- a CDS encoding interspersed repeat antigen, producing the protein MESQNEASSPSINVNEYPNLTSNNENSQNTAPLTNLTPEQINALNAHLPNDINIETLASTLTNDNESILNQLAPSPISNTLDTLTLYQLILIIISIVQFCRKKSPTYNKNFEERFNLTNVQSSSSTQEENSNQNTEINEVKESSQTPEPVTTPEPVTTPAPVTTPAPVTSQEPVTTPEPVRTPEPVTTPEPVATPEPVTTPEPVTTPEPVTTPEPVTTPEPVTTPEPVTTPTPVTTQEPVTTPTPVTTPTPVTTQEPVTTQEPVTTPTPVTTQEPVTTQEPVTTQESVTTQESVTTQEPVTTQESVTTQESVTTQEPVTTEESVTTQEPVTTQEPVTTQESVTTQEPVTTQEPVTTQEPVTTQEPVTTQEPVTTQEPVTTQEPETTQEPETTQEPVTTQEPVTTQEPVTTQEPVTTQEPVTTQEHVDEKKESEDPSPSLCSLSEEPSPSMSSLWEENGEKSHTKKKKSSWFKFGRGKKNDKKNKNEKEPSLESLKKNVEVKQEHTHIRENNIEQGAVTTHEQLKTQQHVDEKKGSEEPSPSLCSLSEEPSPSMSSLWEENGEKSQTKKKKSSWFKFGRGKKNDKKNKNEKEPSLQNVKQNVQEQKEQPNHTEISETTQPVTAQESVTSEEPVTAQEPSTTEEPVTTQEPSTTEEPVTTQEPSTTEEPVTTQEPITTEEPVTTQEPVTTEEPVTTQEPVTTEEPVTTQEPVITQEPVTTEEPVTTQEPITTEEPLTTQEPVTTQEQPTTEEHADEKKGSEDPSPSLSSLSEEPSPSMSSLSEEPSPSMSSLWEENGEKSHTKKKKSSWFKFGKGKKNDKKNKNEKKTSLENVKQNVQEQKEQPTLSEISETKQPVTAQESVTSEEPVTTQEPSTTEEPVTTQEPITTEEQVTTQEPVTTEEQVTTQEPVTTQEPLTTQEPVTTQEPLTTQEPVTTQDTVTAEEPVTTQEPVTDQESVTTAESLTTQESLTAQESLTTQESVTTAEPVTTPESVATPEPVTTQETITTQEPDITQVSVTTQVSSTTQEHIDEKKGSQCDHISLNKLSEDKSSTKKKKSSWFNFGKKDKKDKNASSRSMKETYEKETQTEEPEHEITEASLKTEEPVITQETEPTEQTVQVQEQVTPEQTVQTQEPVTTQEPVTTPEPVTTQEPVTTQEPVTTQEPVTTQEPVTTQEPVTTQEPVTTQESVTTQEPVTTQESVTTQEPVTTQESVTTQEPVTTTTPVTTTTPVTTQEPVTTTTPVTTQEPVTTTTPVTTQEPVTTTTPATTTTPATPATPATPATPATPATTATPATRPTPATASSAKKKSWMSFGKGDKSDKKNKTKTNEDDKPKESLSTENEGQASKNKRNTKSWMSFGKGKK; encoded by the exons atgGAATCACAAAATGAAGCTTCTAGTCCAAGCATAAATGTAAATGAGTATCCAAATCTTACAAGCAACAATGAAAATTCACAAAATACCGCTCCACTTACGAATCTAACACCTGAACAAATAAATGCTTTGAATGCTCATTTAccaaatgatataaatatagaaacaCTTGCTTCTACATTAACAAATGATAACGAAAGTATATTAAATCAATTAGCACCATCACCAATTTCAAATACCCTAGATACATTGACGTTGTATCAATTAattttgataattatttCTATTGTTCAATTTTGt CGAAAAAAATCACCAACatacaataaaaattttgaagAAAGGTTCAATTTAACTAACGTTCAAAGTTCAAGTTCAACACAAGAAGAAAATAGTAATCAAAATACGGAAATAAATGAAGTAAAAGAATCTTCTCAAACACCAGAACCAGTGACAACACCAGAACCAGTGACAACACCAGCACCAGTGACAACACCAGCACCAGTCACATCACAAGAACCAGTGACAACACCAGAACCAGTGAGAACACCAGAACCAGTGACAACACCAGAACCAGTGGCAACACCAGAACCAGTGACAACACCAGAACCAGTGACAACACCAGAACCAGTGACAACACCAGAACCAGTGACAACACCAGAACCAGTGACAACACCAGAACCAGTGACAACACCAACACCAGTCACAACACAAGAACCAGTCACAACACCAACACCAGTGACAACACCAACACCAGTCACAACACAAGAACCAGTCACAACACAAGAACCAGTCACAACACCAACACCAGTCACAACACAAGAACCAGTCACAACACAAGAACCAGTTACAACTCAAGAATCAGTCACAACACAAGAATCAGTCACAACACAAGAACCAGTTACAACTCAAGAATCAGTTACAACTCAAGAATCAGTTACAACACAAGAACCAGTCACAACTGAAGAATCAGTCACAACACAAGAACCAGTTACAACTCAAGAACCAGTTACAACTCAAGAATCAGTTACAACACAAGAACCTGTCACAACACAAGAACCTGTCACAACACAAGAACCTGTCACAACACAAGAACCAGTCACAACACAAGAACCAGTCACAACACAAGAACCAGTAACAACACAAGAACCAGAAACAACACAAGAACCAGAAACAACACAAGAACCAGTTACAACACAAGAACCAGTTACAACACAAGAACCAGTTACAACACAAGAACCAGTAACCACACAAGAACCAGTTACAACTCAAGAACATGTTGATGAGAAAAAAGAATCGGAAGATCCCAGCCCTTCATTGTGCAGTTTATCAGAAGAACCTAGCCCTTCAATGAGCAGTTTATGGGAAGAAAATGGAGAAAAATctcacacaaaaaaaaaaaaatccagCTGGTTTAAATTTGgaagaggaaaaaaaaatgataaaaaaaataaaaacgaaAAAGAACCTTCATTAGAAagtttgaaaaaaaatgttgaaGTAAAACAAGAACACACACATATTcgagaaaataatattgaacAAGGAGCAGTAACTACTCACGAGCAGTTAAAAACGCAACAACATGTTGATGAGAAAAAAGGATCGGAAGAACCCAGTCCTTCATTGTGCAGTTTATCAGAAGAACCTAGCCCTTCAATGAGCAGTTTATGGGAAGAAAATGGAGAAAAGTctcaaacaaaaaaaaaaaaatccagCTGGTTTAAATTTGgaagaggaaaaaaaaatgataaaaaaaataaaaacgaaAAAGAACCTTCATTACAAAATGTAAAACAAAATGTTCAAGAACAAAAAGAACAACCTAATCATACAGAAATATCTGAAACAACACAACCAGTTACAGCTCAAGAATCAGTAACATCTGAAGAACCAGTTACAGCTCAAGAACCAAGTACAACTGAAGAACCAGTAACAACTCAAGAACCAAGTACAACTGAAGAACCAGTAACAACTCAAGAACCAAGTACAACTGAAGAACCAGTAACAACTCAAGAACCAATTACAACTGAAGAACCTGTAACCACACAAGAACCAGTTACAACTGAAGAGCCCGTAACCACACAAGAACCAGTTACAACTGAAGAGCCCGTAACCACACAAGAACCAGTTATAACTCAAGAACCAGTTACAACTGAAGAGCCCGTAACCACACAAGAACCAATTACAACTGAAGAACCCTTAACCACACAAGAACCAGTTACAACTCAAGAACAACCAACAACAGAAGAACATGCTGATGAGAAAAAAGGATCGGAAGATCCCAGCCCTTCATTGAGTAGTTTATCAGAAGAACCTAGCCCTTCAATGAGCAGTTTATCAGAAGAACCTAGTCCTTCAATGAGCAGTTTATGGGAAGAAAATGGAGAAAAATctcacacaaaaaaaaaaaaatccagCTGGTTTAAATTtggaaaaggaaaaaaaaatgataaaaaaaataaaaacgaaaaaaaaacttCATTAGAAAATGTAAAACAAAATGTTCAAGAACAAAAAGAACAACCTACACTTTCAGAAATATCTGAAACAAAACAACCAGTTACAGCTCAAGAATCAGTAACATCTGAAGAACCAGTTACAACTCAAGAACCAAGTACAACTGAAGAACCCGTAACCACACAAGAACCAATTACAACTGAAGAACAAGTAACCACACAAGAACCAGTTACAACTGAAGAACAAGTAACCACACAAGAACCAGTTACAACTCAAGAACCCTTAACCACACAAGAACCAGTTACAACTCAAGAACCCTTAACCACACAAGAACCAGTAACAACACAAGATACAGTAACAGCTGAAGAACCAGTAACAACTCAAGAACCTGTTACAGATCAAGAATCAGTAACAACTGCAGAATCACTTACAACACAAGAATCACTTACAGCTCAAGAATCACTTACAACCCAAGAATCAGTAACAACTGCAGAACCAGTTACAACTCCAGAATCAGTAGCAACTCCAGAACCTGTTACAACTCAAGAGACTATAACGACGCAAGAACCAGATATAACACAAGTATCAGTAACAACTCAAGTATCATCAACTACACAAGAACATATTGACGAGAAAAAAGGGTCTCAATGTGATCATATTTCATTGAATAAATTATCTGAAGACAAATCTTCCacgaaaaagaaaaaatccAGTTGGTTCAATTTTggaaaaaaagataaaaaggataaaaaCGCATCATCAAGAAGTATGAAAGAAACATATGAGAAAGAAACACAAACAGAAGAACCAGAACATGAAATAACAGAAGCATCTCTAAAAACTGAAGAACCTGTAATAACACAAGAAACTGAACCAACAGAACAAACTGTACAAGTACAAGAACAAGTAACGCCTGAACAAACTGTACAAACACAAGAACCAGTGACAACACAAGAACCTGTCACAACACCAGAACCAGTTACAACACAAGAACCAGTGACAACACAAGAACCAGTGACAACGCAAGAACCAGTGACAACACAAGAACCAGTGACAACACAAGAACCAGTGACAACACAAGAACCAGTGACAACACAAGAATCAGTGACAACACAAGAACCAGTGACAACACAAGAATCAGTGACAACACAAGAACCAGTGACAACACAAGAATCAGTGACAACACAAGAACCAGTGACAACAACAACACCAGTGACAACAACAACACCAGTGACAACACAAGAGCCTGTGACAACAACAACACCAGTTACAACACAAGAGCCTGTGACAACAACAACACCAGTTACAACACAAGAACCTGTGACAACAACAACACCagcaacaacaacaacaccAGCAACACCAGCAACACCAGCAACACCAGCAACACCAGCAACACCCGCAACAACCGCAACACCAGCCACAAGACCAACACCAGCCACAGCATCTTCtgctaaaaaaaaatcatggATGAGCTTTGGAAAAGGTGACAAgagtgataaaaaaaataaaactaaaACAAATGAAGATGATAAACCCAAAGAAAGCTTATCGACCGAAAATGAAGGACAAgcaagtaaaaataaaaggaacaCTAAATCATGGATGAGCTTTGGAAAAggtaaaaaataa